A single window of Rhizobium sp. SL42 DNA harbors:
- the ntrX gene encoding nitrogen assimilation response regulator NtrX, with product MASDILVVDDEEDIREIVSGILSDEGHETRTAHDADSALAAISDRAPRLIFLDIWMQGSRLDGLSLLDEIKVRHPDLPVVMISGHGNIETAVSAIKRGAFDFIEKPFKADRLILIAERALENSKLKREVSDLKRRTGDAVELIGTSVAVSQLRQTIEKVAPTNSRIMIFGASGCGKELVARMIHKRSSRAGGPFVSLNAAAITPDRMEMALFGTEGTPGQPRRIGALEEAHRGILYLDEIGEMPRETQNKILRVLVDQQFERVGGSKRVKVDVRIISSSAYNLESMIAEGRFREDLFHRLAVVPIKVPALAERREDIPFLVDMFMRQISEQAGIRQRKIGEDAMAVLQANDWPGNIRQLRNNIERLMILARGDAPETAITAEMLPQDLSDMLPKVSASNDTHIMTLPLREAREMFERDYLIAQINRFGGNISRTAEFVGMERSALHRKLKSLGV from the coding sequence ATGGCCTCTGATATTCTGGTAGTCGATGACGAAGAGGACATTCGCGAGATTGTCTCCGGCATCCTGAGCGACGAGGGCCACGAGACGCGGACGGCGCATGATGCCGACAGCGCTCTTGCGGCGATTTCTGATCGTGCCCCGCGCCTGATTTTCCTCGATATCTGGATGCAGGGCAGCCGCCTCGACGGCCTGTCCCTGCTTGACGAGATCAAGGTGCGCCATCCCGATCTGCCGGTGGTGATGATTTCCGGTCACGGCAATATCGAAACGGCCGTATCGGCGATCAAGCGCGGTGCGTTCGATTTCATCGAAAAGCCGTTCAAGGCGGATCGCCTGATCCTGATTGCCGAGCGTGCCTTGGAAAACTCCAAGCTCAAGCGCGAGGTGTCCGATCTCAAGCGCCGCACTGGTGATGCCGTCGAGCTGATCGGAACCTCGGTCGCCGTCTCGCAGCTGCGCCAGACGATCGAGAAGGTCGCGCCGACCAATAGCCGCATCATGATTTTTGGTGCCTCAGGCTGCGGCAAGGAACTGGTTGCCCGCATGATCCACAAGCGCTCGTCCCGCGCCGGTGGACCATTTGTGTCGCTGAATGCGGCCGCTATCACCCCGGACCGCATGGAAATGGCGCTGTTCGGCACCGAAGGCACGCCGGGTCAACCGCGCCGTATCGGTGCGCTGGAAGAAGCCCATCGCGGCATTCTCTACCTCGACGAAATCGGCGAAATGCCGCGTGAGACGCAGAACAAGATATTGCGCGTCCTTGTCGATCAGCAGTTCGAGCGCGTCGGCGGCTCCAAGCGCGTCAAGGTCGACGTCCGGATCATTTCGTCCAGTGCCTATAATCTTGAGAGCATGATCGCCGAAGGCCGGTTCCGCGAAGACCTGTTCCACCGGCTTGCCGTGGTGCCGATTAAGGTGCCGGCGCTGGCCGAGCGTCGGGAGGATATTCCGTTCCTCGTCGACATGTTCATGCGCCAGATCTCCGAGCAGGCGGGTATCCGCCAGCGAAAGATCGGCGAGGATGCCATGGCCGTGCTTCAGGCGAACGATTGGCCCGGCAATATCCGGCAGTTGCGCAACAACATCGAGCGACTGATGATTCTCGCCCGTGGTGACGCGCCGGAGACCGCAATTACCGCTGAAATGTTGCCGCAGGATCTGTCCGACATGCTGCCGAAGGTATCGGCCAGCAATGACACCCATATCATGACCCTGCCTTTGCGCGAGGCGCGCGAAATGTTCGAACGCGACTATCTGATTGCCCAGATCAATCGCTTCGGTGGAAACATTTCACGGACCGCGGAATTCGTCGGCATGGAGCGCTCTGCACTCCATCGCAAACTGAAATCCCTTGGCGTATAA
- the trkA gene encoding Trk system potassium transporter TrkA encodes MKVIICGAGQVGYGIAERLSQEDNDVSVIDTSASLVSHITETLDVRGYVGHGAHPDVLAKAGADQADMLIAVTLYDEINMTACQVAHSLFNVPTKIARIRSQNYLRPEYSDLFSRDNLPIDVTISPEIEVGKMVLRRISFPGATDIVRFADDNIAMLAIECMEDCPVVDTPLHQLSELFPDLMATVAAIYRNGKLMVTRSEDHLLVGDLAYVICQRDHARRTLGLFGHEEQEAARIVIAGGGNIGYFVARTIEEMQPKTRIKIIESDRERAVSVSDQLRESIVLHGSALDQHILQQADIQDADLMITLTNNDQTNILSAAMAKRLGCKSGMALINSPSFHDLAASIGIDAYINPRAVTISRVLQHVRKGRILAVYAVQKGTAEVIEAEALETSPLVGRPFRDLELPAGLRIGAIYRDKTVIRPNGDTKIKAKDRVVIFATAAAVRHVEQLFRVSIQYF; translated from the coding sequence ATGAAGGTCATCATTTGTGGCGCAGGTCAGGTTGGCTACGGCATCGCCGAGCGCCTGTCCCAGGAAGACAACGATGTGTCGGTCATCGACACGTCTGCATCGCTCGTCAGCCACATCACCGAGACGCTGGACGTGCGCGGCTATGTCGGCCATGGCGCGCATCCTGACGTTCTGGCCAAGGCCGGCGCCGATCAGGCCGACATGCTGATCGCCGTCACGCTATACGATGAAATCAACATGACCGCCTGCCAGGTAGCGCATTCGCTGTTCAACGTTCCGACCAAGATCGCGCGTATCCGCTCGCAGAATTACCTGCGTCCGGAATATTCCGACCTGTTCAGCCGCGACAACTTGCCGATCGACGTGACGATCTCGCCGGAAATCGAAGTCGGCAAGATGGTCCTGCGCCGCATTTCCTTTCCAGGCGCGACGGATATCGTGCGTTTCGCGGACGATAACATTGCCATGCTGGCGATCGAATGCATGGAGGATTGTCCGGTCGTCGATACGCCGCTGCATCAACTCAGCGAGCTTTTCCCCGATCTGATGGCAACCGTCGCGGCCATTTATCGCAATGGCAAGCTGATGGTGACCCGATCCGAGGATCATCTCCTCGTCGGCGATCTGGCCTATGTCATCTGCCAGCGCGACCATGCGCGGCGCACGCTCGGGCTGTTTGGCCACGAGGAGCAGGAGGCCGCCCGCATCGTTATCGCCGGCGGCGGCAACATCGGCTATTTCGTCGCCCGCACGATCGAAGAAATGCAGCCGAAGACCCGCATCAAGATCATTGAAAGCGACCGGGAACGCGCGGTATCGGTGTCCGATCAATTGCGCGAAAGCATCGTCCTGCATGGCTCTGCGCTCGATCAGCACATTCTGCAGCAGGCTGACATTCAGGACGCTGACCTGATGATCACGCTGACCAACAACGACCAGACCAACATTCTGAGCGCCGCCATGGCCAAGCGCCTTGGCTGCAAGTCCGGCATGGCGCTGATCAACAGCCCGTCATTCCACGATCTTGCCGCATCGATCGGCATCGACGCCTATATCAATCCGCGCGCGGTGACGATTTCCCGCGTCTTGCAGCATGTGCGCAAGGGCCGCATTCTCGCGGTCTACGCGGTACAGAAGGGCACGGCCGAAGTCATCGAGGCCGAAGCGCTTGAGACGTCGCCCCTGGTCGGCCGTCCTTTCCGCGATCTCGAGCTGCCGGCCGGCCTGCGCATCGGTGCGATCTACCGCGACAAGACAGTGATCCGGCCGAATGGCGACACCAAGATCAAGGCCAAGGATCGGGTGGTGATCTTCGCGACCGCGGCTGCCGTGCGTCATGTCGAGCAGCTGTTCCGCGTCTCAATCCAGTATTTCTAA
- a CDS encoding D-amino-acid transaminase: MPRIAYVNGRYVAHDDAAVHIEDRGYQFADGVYEVCEIRHGMIVDLTRHLDRLDRSLGELRMKSPMSRRALTQIIREVARRNRVKNGLFYLQVTRGVSRRDHVFPSADTTPSLVITAKITDPGIIAAKNEKGLKAITLPDNRWDRVDIKTVGLLPNVMARQAAKEAGAQEAIYVDARGMVTEGAATNVWMVDANGVLVTRPAEHGILRGITRTGLMDVTARLGIKVAEREFSREELLSAREVFITAATSICFPIVEIDGQTIGNGHPGSVSDKIRSAFFDVAEKTAI, encoded by the coding sequence ATGCCGAGAATAGCCTATGTGAATGGTCGCTACGTGGCACACGACGATGCTGCTGTTCATATCGAGGATCGTGGCTACCAGTTCGCCGATGGCGTTTACGAAGTCTGCGAGATCCGCCATGGCATGATCGTCGATCTGACCCGCCATCTCGACCGGCTTGATCGATCACTGGGCGAACTTCGGATGAAGAGCCCGATGAGCCGCAGGGCATTGACCCAGATCATTCGCGAGGTCGCCCGTCGCAATCGGGTGAAGAACGGCTTGTTCTATCTGCAGGTGACTCGGGGCGTTTCCCGCCGCGATCATGTCTTTCCCTCGGCCGATACCACGCCGTCGCTGGTCATCACCGCCAAGATCACCGATCCTGGTATCATTGCGGCCAAGAACGAAAAGGGTCTCAAGGCGATCACCCTGCCGGACAATCGCTGGGACCGCGTCGATATCAAGACGGTCGGGCTGCTTCCGAATGTTATGGCACGTCAGGCCGCCAAGGAGGCCGGCGCTCAGGAAGCGATCTATGTCGACGCACGTGGCATGGTGACCGAAGGGGCCGCCACCAATGTCTGGATGGTGGACGCAAACGGCGTTCTGGTCACCAGGCCGGCCGAACACGGAATTCTGCGCGGTATTACCCGCACCGGACTGATGGACGTGACCGCCCGCCTCGGCATTAAGGTTGCAGAGCGTGAATTTTCCCGCGAGGAATTGTTGTCGGCACGCGAAGTTTTCATCACGGCGGCTACCAGCATTTGTTTTCCGATCGTCGAAATCGATGGCCAAACGATCGGAAACGGTCATCCTGGATCGGTTTCCGACAAGATCCGATCCGCCTTTTTCGACGTTGCGGAGAAGACGGCGATTTGA
- the hfq gene encoding RNA chaperone Hfq has product MAERSQNLQDLFLNTVRKQKISLTIFLINGVKLTGVVTSFDNFCVLLRRDGHSQLVYKHAISTIMPGQPMQMFESEDNASGQD; this is encoded by the coding sequence ATGGCGGAACGTTCTCAGAACCTGCAGGATCTTTTCCTCAACACAGTCCGTAAGCAGAAAATCTCGTTGACCATCTTCCTGATCAACGGCGTGAAGCTGACGGGTGTTGTGACGTCCTTCGACAATTTCTGCGTTCTCCTGCGTCGTGACGGGCATTCGCAGCTCGTCTACAAACACGCCATCTCGACCATCATGCCGGGCCAGCCGATGCAGATGTTCGAGAGCGAAGACAACGCTTCCGGACAGGACTGA
- the hflX gene encoding GTPase HflX, producing MRAVVLVPVLKQGRQQALPEGAPPAPGRSNEARLEEAMGLARAIDLTIAAGMIVPVNQPRPATLLGSGKIEEVTAMLDERDAGLVIVDHPLTPVQQRNLEKEWNAKVIDRTGLILEIFGRRASTKEGTLQVELAHLNYQKGRLVRSWTHLERQRGGAGFMGGPGETQIEADRRMLQDRIVKLEKELEQVVRTRQLHRAKRRKVPHPIVALVGYTNAGKSTLFNRITGAGVLAEDMLFATLDPTLRRMKLPHGRTVILSDTVGFISNLPTHLVAAFRATLEEVLEADLILHVRDMSDPDNGAQSADVLRILDDLGIDEKERSERIIEIWNKIDRLDPETHDAILQKADGRENVMSVSAITGEGIDKLLDVISQRLSGVLTEATITIPADKHALISWAYENAVVTGREDHEDGSVSLDVRLTERQADEMERKLGSGQKPDKEDWER from the coding sequence ATGCGGGCGGTCGTGCTCGTGCCCGTACTCAAGCAGGGCCGCCAACAGGCTCTGCCGGAAGGCGCGCCACCCGCTCCCGGTCGTTCGAATGAAGCCCGCCTCGAAGAAGCGATGGGGCTTGCGCGCGCAATCGACCTGACGATTGCGGCCGGCATGATCGTTCCGGTCAATCAGCCGCGTCCGGCCACGTTGCTCGGCTCCGGCAAGATCGAGGAAGTGACGGCCATGCTCGACGAGCGCGACGCCGGCTTGGTCATCGTCGATCATCCGCTGACCCCGGTCCAGCAGCGCAATCTCGAAAAGGAATGGAACGCCAAGGTCATCGACCGCACCGGCCTCATTCTGGAAATTTTCGGTCGCCGCGCCTCGACCAAGGAAGGCACGCTGCAGGTCGAACTTGCCCACCTGAACTACCAGAAGGGCCGTCTGGTCCGCAGCTGGACCCACCTGGAGCGTCAGCGCGGTGGTGCGGGCTTCATGGGTGGTCCGGGTGAAACCCAGATCGAAGCCGACCGGCGCATGTTGCAGGACCGCATCGTCAAGCTCGAAAAGGAGCTTGAGCAGGTCGTGCGCACCCGCCAGCTGCACCGCGCCAAGCGACGCAAGGTTCCGCATCCGATCGTCGCACTGGTCGGCTACACCAATGCCGGCAAGTCGACCCTGTTCAACCGGATTACCGGCGCTGGCGTGTTGGCCGAAGACATGCTGTTTGCCACGCTTGATCCGACATTGCGCCGGATGAAGCTGCCACATGGCCGAACGGTCATTCTCTCCGACACCGTCGGCTTCATTTCCAATCTGCCCACCCACCTTGTCGCCGCCTTTCGCGCGACGCTGGAGGAGGTGCTGGAGGCCGATCTGATCCTGCATGTGCGCGACATGTCCGATCCGGACAACGGTGCCCAGTCCGCCGACGTGCTGCGCATTCTCGATGACCTCGGCATTGACGAGAAGGAGCGCTCCGAACGCATCATCGAGATCTGGAACAAGATCGACCGGTTGGACCCGGAGACCCATGATGCCATCCTGCAGAAGGCCGATGGCCGTGAGAATGTCATGTCCGTCTCGGCGATCACCGGTGAAGGCATCGACAAGCTTCTCGACGTCATTTCGCAGCGTCTGTCGGGAGTCCTGACCGAGGCGACGATCACGATTCCCGCCGACAAGCATGCGCTGATCTCCTGGGCCTATGAAAACGCCGTTGTCACCGGCCGCGAAGACCACGAGGACGGCTCTGTCAGCCTCGACGTGCGCCTGACCGAGAGGCAGGCCGACGAAATGGAGCGCAAGCTGGGATCCGGCCAGAAGCCGGACAAGGAAGACTGGGAGCGATAA
- the mazG gene encoding nucleoside triphosphate pyrophosphohydrolase: MKASTDITRLLDIMAALRNPETGCPWDIVQTFETIKPYTIEEAYEVADAIERNDPDDLCDELGDLLLQVVFHARIAEEAGLFNFGDVVTAITTKMIRRHPHVFARSDADTPETVKLQWDAIKRQEKQERAERRANNGASEDFKQGHLGGVQRSFPALTEALKLQEQAAKVGFDWSEAEPILDKVEEEIGELREALKAGKQDKISDELGDLIFALVNIGRHVGAEPEQALRGTNTKFRRRFNHIETELHANGEALKAATLERMEELWQAAKQIERRLD, translated from the coding sequence ATGAAAGCTTCGACCGACATAACCCGCCTGCTCGACATCATGGCGGCACTGCGCAATCCCGAGACCGGCTGCCCCTGGGACATCGTCCAGACCTTCGAGACGATCAAGCCCTATACGATCGAGGAGGCCTATGAAGTCGCCGACGCGATCGAGCGGAATGATCCGGACGACCTGTGCGACGAACTCGGCGATCTTCTGCTGCAGGTGGTGTTCCATGCCCGGATTGCCGAAGAGGCGGGGCTGTTCAATTTCGGCGACGTCGTCACCGCGATCACCACGAAGATGATCCGCCGGCATCCGCATGTGTTTGCTCGCTCGGATGCAGACACGCCGGAGACGGTCAAGCTGCAATGGGACGCCATCAAGCGCCAGGAGAAGCAGGAGCGCGCAGAGCGGAGGGCCAACAACGGCGCCAGCGAGGATTTCAAGCAAGGCCATCTCGGCGGCGTGCAGCGCTCGTTCCCGGCTCTCACAGAGGCACTGAAACTACAGGAACAGGCGGCCAAAGTCGGCTTCGACTGGTCCGAGGCTGAACCCATTCTCGACAAGGTCGAGGAGGAAATCGGCGAACTGCGTGAGGCGCTGAAGGCTGGCAAGCAGGACAAGATCTCGGACGAGCTTGGTGACCTGATCTTCGCACTGGTCAATATCGGCAGGCATGTGGGAGCCGAACCTGAACAGGCGCTGCGCGGAACCAATACAAAGTTTCGTCGCCGGTTCAATCATATAGAAACAGAACTTCATGCAAATGGAGAGGCTCTGAAGGCAGCAACGCTGGAGCGTATGGAAGAACTCTGGCAAGCGGCAAAACAGATCGAGCGTCGCCTCGACTAG
- a CDS encoding deaminase, producing MTTLAITKRLLDVIENDILPLTAKGVAMGNKVFGAAVLRKSDLSLVVAETNNELENPLWHGEVHTLKRFYELGERPNTKDLIFLSTHEPCTMCMSAITWAGFDNFYYFFSHEDSRDAFAIPHDLKILKEVFGLEPGGYRRQNAFWLSHAMIEMVASANDSERPALFEQVSRIRAAYDRLSDTYQATKGDNEIPLN from the coding sequence TTGACGACACTCGCCATCACCAAACGCCTTCTCGACGTGATCGAGAATGACATCCTGCCGCTGACGGCCAAAGGCGTTGCCATGGGCAACAAGGTGTTCGGCGCGGCCGTCCTGCGCAAATCCGATCTGTCGCTGGTCGTCGCCGAGACGAACAATGAGTTGGAAAACCCGCTCTGGCACGGCGAGGTTCACACGCTGAAGCGCTTCTATGAGCTGGGCGAGCGGCCAAACACCAAGGACCTCATTTTTCTGTCGACGCATGAACCCTGCACCATGTGCATGTCGGCGATCACCTGGGCCGGTTTTGACAATTTCTATTATTTCTTCAGCCATGAAGACAGCCGCGATGCGTTTGCGATTCCGCACGACCTCAAGATCCTCAAAGAGGTTTTCGGGTTGGAGCCGGGCGGCTATCGCCGGCAGAACGCCTTCTGGCTCAGCCATGCGATGATCGAGATGGTGGCATCGGCCAACGATTCCGAGCGCCCGGCCCTGTTCGAGCAGGTGAGCCGGATCCGCGCCGCCTATGACCGGCTATCGGACACCTATCAGGCCACCAAGGGCGACAACGAAATTCCGCTCAACTGA
- the cysG gene encoding siroheme synthase CysG, with product MAENDSQLSVFPAFFKVENAVAAVFGDGAEAYAKVRLLKNTKARIVAYTVAPEADYAAFLAQHEIVRVAGPFAADQVEGARLVFAATGNAALDRDIVAAARLARIPANAVDQPDYCDFYTPALVNRAPVAVAIGTEGVGPVLAQMIRADIDRLLPRSLGNLGRLANSYRSAVDRLVPRGAPRRLFWRDFFKGKVADAVEADDVSQARREATRLLRATAASKVEGRVFLVGAGPGAEDLLTLRAHRLMMECDVIVYDALVPREVVDMGRRDADRIPVGKRKGCHSKSQDEINDLLVELGREGKRVVRLKSGDPLIFGRAGEEMAALRHAGIPYEIVPGVTSAFAAAADFELPLTLRGVSSSLVFTTGHDLNGDILPDWARLALSGTTVAVYMGRTVAASVAERLMAAGLAEDTTVAVVENAGRRDSRRMHGTLKELPGLEARTELTGPVMVIIGDAVAGADFSRSEPLGARQSAELESVRN from the coding sequence ATGGCAGAGAACGATTCACAGCTTTCGGTTTTTCCGGCCTTCTTCAAGGTCGAGAATGCAGTCGCCGCCGTTTTTGGTGACGGCGCGGAAGCCTATGCCAAGGTGCGGTTGCTGAAAAATACCAAGGCGCGGATCGTTGCCTACACGGTAGCGCCTGAAGCCGACTATGCGGCCTTTCTTGCCCAGCATGAAATTGTCCGGGTCGCCGGACCATTTGCCGCTGATCAGGTCGAAGGCGCAAGGCTTGTGTTTGCCGCGACAGGCAATGCAGCGCTCGACCGCGATATCGTCGCGGCCGCGCGCCTTGCCCGCATTCCGGCCAACGCGGTCGATCAGCCCGACTATTGCGACTTCTACACGCCTGCTCTGGTCAATCGCGCTCCGGTCGCAGTCGCGATCGGGACGGAGGGCGTCGGGCCTGTTTTGGCGCAGATGATTCGTGCCGATATCGACCGGCTGCTGCCGCGTTCGCTTGGCAACCTTGGCCGCCTGGCCAATTCCTACCGCAGCGCGGTCGATCGGCTGGTGCCCCGTGGTGCTCCGCGTCGCCTTTTCTGGCGTGACTTCTTCAAGGGCAAGGTCGCCGATGCGGTCGAGGCGGATGATGTCAGCCAGGCCCGCCGCGAGGCAACGCGACTGTTGCGAGCGACTGCTGCATCGAAGGTCGAGGGCCGCGTGTTCCTGGTCGGCGCCGGTCCGGGGGCCGAAGATCTGCTGACGCTGCGTGCGCACCGTTTGATGATGGAATGCGATGTGATCGTTTATGACGCCCTGGTGCCGCGTGAAGTTGTCGATATGGGCCGGCGCGATGCTGACCGTATCCCCGTCGGCAAGCGCAAGGGCTGCCATTCGAAGTCGCAGGACGAGATCAATGACTTGCTGGTCGAGCTCGGACGCGAAGGAAAGCGCGTCGTTCGGTTGAAATCCGGCGATCCGCTGATTTTCGGTCGTGCGGGGGAAGAAATGGCGGCATTGCGCCATGCCGGCATCCCCTATGAAATTGTCCCGGGTGTTACCTCGGCATTCGCTGCAGCTGCCGATTTCGAGCTGCCGCTGACCCTGCGCGGTGTATCGTCATCGCTGGTCTTCACCACCGGTCACGATCTCAATGGCGATATTCTGCCAGATTGGGCGCGCCTGGCGCTCTCGGGCACGACGGTTGCCGTCTATATGGGCCGGACGGTCGCGGCTTCCGTCGCGGAACGGCTGATGGCGGCAGGCCTCGCCGAGGATACGACGGTGGCCGTGGTCGAGAATGCCGGCCGTCGAGACAGCCGGCGCATGCATGGGACATTGAAGGAATTGCCCGGACTGGAAGCCCGCACGGAGTTGACCGGCCCGGTAATGGTAATCATCGGCGACGCTGTTGCCGGCGCCGATTTCAGCCGCTCCGAACCACTCGGTGCGCGCCAGTCTGCGGAACTTGAAAGTGTGAGGAACTGA
- a CDS encoding DUF2849 domain-containing protein codes for MADKVLTANRLSDGIAVWLDASGHWTERLQDAFVARHVEAVDALEVAGRQAFASNLVVDVNVIDIEEKDGLLRPLRLRERIRAEGPTIAYAEGHGYADPAFIAA; via the coding sequence ATGGCTGATAAAGTCTTGACCGCCAACCGGCTGAGCGACGGCATCGCTGTCTGGCTTGATGCCAGCGGCCATTGGACCGAACGTCTGCAGGATGCATTTGTCGCGCGCCATGTGGAAGCCGTCGACGCACTGGAGGTTGCCGGCAGGCAGGCATTCGCCAGCAATTTGGTTGTCGATGTCAACGTCATCGACATCGAGGAAAAGGATGGCCTGCTTCGCCCGTTGCGCCTTCGTGAACGCATTCGCGCCGAAGGCCCCACCATTGCATATGCCGAGGGTCATGGTTATGCCGACCCCGCATTCATCGCTGCCTGA
- a CDS encoding nitrite/sulfite reductase, whose protein sequence is MYRYDEFDHAFVSARVEQFRDQVNRRLSGELAEDAFKPLRLMNGVYLQLHAYMLRVAIPYGTLNSKQMRMLAHIARKYDRGYGHFTTRQNIQYNWPKLSDTPDILSELASVEMHAIQTSGNCIRNVTADHFAGAAADEVADPRPYAEILRQWSSLHPEFSFLPRKFKIAVTGAPSDRAAIQVHDIGLHLKKNEAGELGFAVYVGGGQGRTPLIAKKIRDFLPEADLLTYVTAIVRVYNLNGRRDNKYKARIKILVHETGAEELTRQVEAEFDQIRDSELKLPEADIRSIEAYFAPPVLADRADGWEALARAKKADAAFAAWVGQNVQPHTHPDYGMVTISLKPIGGTPGDASDAQMDLVADIAERYAFDEIRVSHEQNLILPHVAMGDLYAVYQALEKSGLATANAGLITDMIACPGLDYCALANARSIPVAQEISQRFGSQARQAEIGELKIKISGCINACGHHHVGHIGLLGVEKKGAELYQITLGGSGDENSSIGEIIGRGFEPEKVTDAVETIVDTYLGLRLDPKETFLLAYRRVGPKPFKDALYGATAEAA, encoded by the coding sequence ATGTATCGTTACGACGAATTCGACCACGCCTTTGTATCGGCGCGCGTAGAGCAGTTTCGCGACCAGGTGAACCGCCGCCTGTCAGGAGAGTTGGCCGAGGACGCCTTCAAGCCGTTGCGCCTGATGAATGGCGTCTATCTGCAATTGCACGCCTACATGCTGCGCGTCGCCATTCCCTATGGCACGCTGAACTCGAAGCAGATGCGCATGCTGGCCCACATTGCCCGCAAGTATGACCGCGGCTATGGCCATTTCACCACCCGCCAGAACATCCAGTACAACTGGCCGAAGCTGTCCGACACGCCGGATATCCTGAGCGAACTCGCCAGTGTCGAGATGCACGCGATCCAGACCTCGGGAAACTGCATCCGCAATGTCACTGCCGACCATTTTGCTGGTGCCGCCGCCGACGAAGTCGCCGACCCGCGCCCCTATGCCGAGATCCTGCGCCAGTGGTCGTCTCTGCATCCCGAATTTTCCTTCCTGCCGCGCAAGTTCAAGATCGCCGTTACTGGTGCTCCGAGCGACCGTGCGGCCATCCAGGTTCACGACATCGGCCTGCATCTGAAGAAGAACGAAGCGGGCGAACTCGGATTTGCAGTCTATGTCGGTGGTGGTCAGGGCCGCACGCCTCTGATTGCAAAGAAGATCCGCGACTTCCTGCCGGAAGCCGATCTGTTGACCTATGTCACGGCGATCGTCCGCGTTTACAATCTCAATGGCCGCCGCGACAACAAGTACAAGGCGCGTATCAAGATCCTCGTGCACGAAACCGGCGCCGAGGAACTGACCCGTCAGGTCGAGGCCGAGTTCGACCAGATCCGCGACAGCGAATTGAAGCTGCCGGAGGCCGATATCCGGTCGATCGAGGCCTATTTCGCGCCGCCGGTTCTCGCCGATCGCGCTGATGGCTGGGAAGCGCTTGCCCGCGCCAAGAAGGCGGATGCCGCCTTCGCTGCCTGGGTCGGCCAGAACGTCCAACCACACACCCATCCCGATTACGGCATGGTCACGATCTCGCTGAAGCCTATCGGCGGCACGCCGGGTGACGCTTCGGACGCCCAGATGGATCTGGTTGCCGATATTGCCGAACGTTATGCCTTTGACGAGATCCGTGTCAGCCACGAGCAGAACCTGATCCTGCCGCATGTCGCCATGGGCGATCTCTATGCGGTTTATCAGGCGCTGGAAAAATCAGGCCTGGCTACAGCGAATGCCGGCCTGATCACCGACATGATTGCCTGTCCGGGCCTGGACTACTGCGCCTTGGCCAATGCTCGGTCGATCCCGGTGGCCCAGGAGATTTCGCAGCGCTTCGGCTCGCAGGCTCGCCAGGCTGAAATAGGCGAGTTGAAGATCAAGATTTCCGGCTGCATCAATGCCTGCGGTCATCACCATGTCGGTCATATCGGCCTTCTGGGGGTTGAGAAGAAGGGCGCCGAGCTCTATCAGATCACGCTCGGAGGCTCCGGTGACGAGAATTCGTCGATCGGCGAGATCATCGGCCGCGGCTTCGAGCCGGAAAAGGTGACGGACGCGGTGGAGACCATCGTCGACACCTATCTTGGCCTGCGCCTTGATCCGAAGGAGACCTTCCTTCTGGCCTATCGTCGCGTCGGCCCCAAGCCGTTCAAGGATGCCCTTTACGGCGCGACGGCAGAAGCCGCGTAA
- a CDS encoding DUF934 domain-containing protein — MTKIWKETGFVAKDAWVIETDEVKAGEGETPIYGLDAFLAAAADTNEGGFGVLVAPADDVRKLEPYLDRIALIAIAFPAFNDGRGFSHASLLRERLDYQGELRAVGDVLIDQVPLMLRTGFDSFAVTNETALKRLDEHCLMGVAQQYQPTARSSKAVAGFSWRRIGSTGA; from the coding sequence ATGACCAAGATTTGGAAAGAAACCGGCTTTGTCGCCAAGGATGCCTGGGTCATCGAAACAGATGAGGTGAAGGCAGGCGAGGGCGAAACGCCGATCTACGGCCTCGACGCCTTCCTTGCAGCGGCAGCCGACACGAACGAAGGCGGCTTTGGTGTTCTGGTCGCGCCTGCCGATGATGTGCGCAAGCTCGAACCTTATCTTGACCGCATCGCCCTGATTGCCATTGCCTTCCCGGCGTTCAATGACGGCCGCGGCTTCAGCCATGCGAGCCTGCTGCGCGAACGCCTCGACTATCAGGGCGAATTGCGCGCTGTGGGCGACGTGCTGATCGATCAGGTTCCTTTGATGCTGCGCACCGGTTTCGACAGTTTCGCCGTGACCAATGAGACTGCGTTGAAGCGGCTGGACGAACACTGTCTGATGGGCGTTGCCCAGCAATATCAGCCAACGGCACGGTCTTCCAAGGCGGTTGCCGGCTTTAGCTGGCGCAGGATCGGCTCGACCGGCGCTTGA